The Couchioplanes caeruleus sequence GGGATCGGATGACCACCGCGGCCAAGGGCCGGACATGGTCCGGCTAGCCTGGGGTCGTGAAAATGCCTCGGCGGTTGCGCGGCGCCGCGTATCAGGCGTTCTACCGGCTGCCGCATTCGATGCGCCGGCGGATCGTGCGGTTCATCGTGCCGAAGTATCTCGTCGGGGCGGTCTGCATCGTGCGCGACGCCGAGGCGGCCGACCCCGGTCGGCTCCTGCTGCTGCGCCAGCCGCCCGGCCGCGGGTGGGGTCTTCCCGCCGGCCTGCTCAAGAAGGCGGAGCAGCCGGCCGTCGGCGCCGCCCGGGAGCTGCGGGAGGAGTCGGGCGTCGACATCGACCCCGCCGACCTGACGCCGGCGGTCCCGAACGCGATCGTGCACACCAAGGGGTGGGTCGACACCGTCTTCCTGGCGACGGTCCCGGCTTCCACGAACCCGCTCGTGGTCGACGGCGGCGAGGTGCTGGAGGCGGACTGGTTTCCCCTCGACGACCTGCCACCGCTGACCCCGAGCACCGCCTACCTACTCGGCATCTACGGCATCGGCCCGCACGCCGCCCAGCAGACCCCCTGACACCACCATGACCGTCGCGAAGGTGGCCGTGTCGGCCGTCATCCTGGCCGCCGGGGAGGGGCAGCGGCTTCGTCCTCTGACGACGCTCGTACCGAAGGCTCTGTGTCCGGTCGCCAACGTGGCGCTGTTGGACCGGGCGCTGGACCGCGTGGCCGGTCTGGGTCTGCACGGGCCGTCCTCGGTGGCGGTGAACGCGGCGTATCTGGCCGACCAGATCGTGGCGCACGTGGGCGGGCGTGCGCATCTCTCCGTGGAACCGGACGGTCCCGCGGGCACGTCCGGCGGCATCGGCCGGCTGCGCGACTGGATCGGCGGGCGGGGGGTGCTGGCCGGCAACGCGGACGCGTACCTGGCCGATCCGCTGCGGGAGCCCGGCAAGGACATCGCAGCCCTGCTGGACGGGTGGAACGGCGACACGGTGCGCATGCTGACCAAGCCGGTCACGCCGGGCGACACGGGCGGCTTCAGCGGGCGCCGCTTCGCCGGCTTCTCGCTGCTGCCGTGGCGCTACGTCCGTGACCTCGGCCCGGAGTTCTCCGACCTCGTCCGCACGGTGTGGCGGCCGGCGGAGGCGGCGGGAGACCTGGAACTGATCCCGTACGAGGGTGTCTACCTCGACACCGGCACACCTGCCACCTACCTGGCCGCCAACCTGCACGCCGCCGGTGCGAGCGGCGGTCTGATCGCCCCCGGTGCGAAGGTCACCGGGTCAGCCGAGGAGTCGGTGGTCGGGGCCGGGGCCGTGGTGGCCGGGCGGGTGCGACGATCCGTGGTCTGGCCGGCTGCCCGCGTGGCCGCCGGCGAGGACCTGATCGAGGCGATCCGCGCGGGCGACGACATGACCGTGCCGACAACCTTCCCGGACGGCGGGTGGGGATCGCTAGCATGAACCGACGCCGACCTGAGGGAGCTTCCGTGAACACCGCGATCGTGCACATCGACTGCGCCACCGACTCGATTCCGGAGGTCGCTGAGGCGCTGGCCGCGCTGCCCGGGGTCAGCGAGGTCTACTCCGTGGCCGGAAACGTGGATCTCATCGCGATCGTGCGGGTGTCGCGGTTCGACGACATCGCCGAGGTGATCGCCGGGCGGATCTCGAAGACTCCCGGTGTGGTCGGCACCGAGTCGCACATCGCCTTCCGGGCGTACTCCCGGCACGACCTCGAGGACGCCTTCGCGATCGGCCTGCCCGAGGCCGACTGAGCACGGACACGAGAAAGGGGGCCCGGGAACGGGCCCCCTTTCTCCGTTACTGCTCAGCGTCCGGAGGTGATCTCCTGGCGATCGTCCTTGCCGGTCACCGGCGGCACCGCCGGCGAGACCGGCGCCTCGGCCGGCTTCTCGACCGGGAAGAAGAAGCCCTTCACCGCCGGCGCCAGGGCACCGAGGCGGTTCATCTTCTTCGGTACGACCCAGCCCGCGTACTCCAGCGGCAGCGGGTGGCCGTGCTCGTCGACCGGGCCGAGCGGCTGGTGGACCTCCACGAACCGGCCGTCCGGCAGGCGCTTGATGATGCCGGTCTCCGCGCCGTGTGCCAGGACCTCGCGGTCGTGCTGCTGCAGGCCGAGGCAGATGCGTACGGCGATGTAGTAGGCCAGCGGCGGGAGGATCACGAGGCCGATGCGGCCCGCCCAGGTCATCGCGTTCAGGCTGATGTGGAACTTGTCGGCGATGACGTCGTTGCCGCCGGACAGGGTCGCCACGACGAAGAACGTGAAGGCCATCGCGCCGAGGCCGGTGCGCTCGGGCGCGTCGCGCGGGCGCTGGAGGAGGTGATGCGACTGGGTGTCCTTCAGGCGTCGCGCCTCAATGAACGGATAGAACATCGGCACCGTGGTCAGCGCGCCCAGGCCGACGACGGCCGGCCAGAACAGCGGCGGGATCACGTAGCCGTCGCCGATCGGGATGTCGATCTGCCAGGCCGGCATGAGGCGGACCAGGCCGTCCATGAACATGACGTACCAGTCCGGCTGGCTCGCCGAGGAGACCTCGGAGGCACGGTACGGCCCGAACAGCCAGATCGGGTTGATCTGGAACAGGCCGGCCATCAGCGCGATGACGCCGAAGACGGCCATGAAGAAGCCGCCCTGCTTGAGCGCGTACCGGGGGAACATGCGCTCGCCCACGACGTTGTCGTTGGTGCGCATCGGCCCGGGCCACTGGGTGTGCTTCTGCTTGAAGACCAGGCCCAGGTGGATGCTGATCAGCGCGAGCAGACCGCCCGGGATGAGCAGCACGTGCGCGATGTAGAAGCGCCCGATGATCAGCTCGCCGGGGAACTCACCGCCGAAGATCGACGCCGACAGCCAGGTGCCGATGACCGGGATGGACAGCATGATCGCCGAGGCGATGCGCAGGCCGGTGCCGGAGAGGCCGTCGTCCGGCAGCGAGTAGCCGGTGAAGCCGGCGAGGAAGCCGAGCAGGAACAGCGTGACGCCGATCGCCCAGTTGGCCTCGCGGGGCTTGCGGTACGCGCCGGTGAAGAAGACGCGCGCCATGTGCACGACGATCGAGGCCATGAACAGCAGCGCGGCCCAGTGGTGCATCTGCCGCATGAAGAGGCCGCCGCGCACCTCGAACGACAGGTGCAGCGAGGACTCGTAGGCCTTCGACATCTCGATGCCGCGCAGCGCGGTGTACGAGCCGTTGTACGCGACTTCCGTCATCGACGGGTCGAAGAAGAGGGTCAGGAACACGCCGCTGAGCAGCAGGACGATGAACGAGAACAGCGCGATCTCGCCCAGCAGGAAGGACCAGTGGTCGGGGAAGACCTTGTTCAGCAGGGCCCGCAACGGGGTCGCGGCCTGGAAACGGTCGTCAACTCCCTTGCCGACGGCAGCGGGGACCTGTGCGAGGTCCAGCTTTCGGCGCTTCACGGCCGCTCCCAGAAGTCGGGTCCGATGGCTTCCCGGTAGTCAGACGCTGCCACGAAGAAACCCTCTGCGTCTACATCGAGGGGCAACGCGGGCAGGCGACGGCTGGCCGGGCCGAAGATCGGACGGGCGTTGTCGGTGATGATGAACTGCGACTGGTGGCACGGGCAGAGCAGGCGGTTGGTCTGCTGCTCGTACAGGCTGGCGGGGCAGCCGGCGTGGGTGCAGATCTTGGAGTACGCGACGTAGTTGCCCCACATCGCACCCTTGTTGACCGCGTCACTGTCGGCCGCGGTGCGCGCCTTCTCCGCGTCGTCCGCCCGAAGGTGGATGAGCAGGGTGGGCGAATCCGCGTAGTGGTTGGTCGCGCCGCCCGGGACGCCGGGGAAGACCGTGATCTGGCCGCCGACGCTGACGTCCTCGGGCCGGATCGGGGTGCCGTCCTCACGGGTGAGGCGCACCGGCTTGCCGTGGTTGGGCACCGGGTCGAAGCCGGTGCGGTACATCATCGGCTCGTCGTCCTTGTGCGGGTTCTGGATGAGCCCACCGATCAGCGGCGCCGCGGCGGCGACACCGAGCGGGGCCATGCCGAGCGCGATCGCGCCCTTGAGCAGCGGCCGCCGCTGCACGCCCAGCTCGTCCGCCACGTACGCCAGGGTCTGACCGGCGATCAGCCGGTCGTCGTCGCTGGACGGGCTGTTGTGCCGGTCCTGGATCGAGACCTCGTGCGGCAGCAGCTTCTTGGCCCAGGCAAGGATGGCGAAGCCGAGGGCGAGCAGCGAGATGCCGAGGCTGATGCCGAGGACCGGCGTGTAGTAGTCGTTGATCGCGTGGCCGAGCTTGAACTCCCACGGCCACACGATGTAGAAGACCACGAATGCCGTCGCCGCCAGCCCGGAGATGACGAACAGCAGGGCGATGTTGCGCACGACGCGCTTCTCCGCCTTGGAGTTCGTGCCCTCGAACTGCGACTCGTACGTGACGATCTCGATGTCGTCGCGCCGGGCGCCCTCCCGCACGATGTCGAAGCGGGAGAGCCGGGGGTCCTGGACGTCGACCGGCTCGGTGCCGGCGCCGTGCGCCCCGTGCTTCGTAACCGTCATGACTTCCCCGCAATCCACAGCGCCGCGAACACCAGGATGGTGATGCCGACCAGGAAGATGGCCAGCCCCTCGGTGACCGGGCCGTACCGGCCGAGGTTGAACACGCCGCCCGGGTCCTTGTCCTCCTGGAGCTGCTGCGTGATGTACGTGATGAGCTCGCGCTTCTGCTCCGGCGTGATCTCGTTGTCGCCGAAGACCGGCATGTTCTGCGGGCCCGTCAGCATCGCCGCGTAGATCTCCTCCGCGGTCGCGTCGTGCAGGCCCGGCGCGAACTTACCGGACGAGAGCGCGCCACCGGCACCACCGAAGCTGTGGCAGGACGTGCAGTTGATGCGGAACAGCTCACCGCCGTTGGCCAGCGCGTCGGGGTGCTCCTCGAGGTCCTGGGTGAGCGAGCCCCGCGGGATCTGCGGGCCGCCACCGAGCTCCTGGATGTACTGCCCGAGCTGCCTGGTCTGGTCCTCGTCGAACTGCGGCGTCTTCTGCTCGGCCTGGCCCTCCTGGCGGGTCATCGGCATGCGGCCGGTGCCCACCTGGAACTCCACGGAGGCGGACCCGACGCCGACCAGGCTGGGACCACGGCCCTCGACACCCTCGGCGTTACGGCCGTGGCAGCTGATGCAGCTGTTGTCGTAGAGCGCCTTGCCCTCCTGGGCGGCGGCGGAGAGCTGCCGGGTGTCCTCGGCGAACGCTCCCGGGGTGAAGGCGGTGTAGACGCCTCCGGCGAGAGCGAGGGCGGCGACCATGCGGAACGCGGCGCCGAGGCGCCGGCGCGCCCGGCTCGGCGCGGACCGCCGCCTGTTGAACACCCGGAAACGCCGACCGGCGGGGGTGTCAGAAGTCATGGGCTGTGTCCCTCTGAATCTTGACCTTGAAACTCACGGACGGCGGCGACTACTGAAGCCAATAGATCATGGCGAACAACGCGATCCACACGATGTCGACGAAGTGCCAGTAGTAGGACACGACGATCGCGGACGTGGCCTGCGCCGGCGTGAACCGGCCCATGGTGGTGCGGATCATGTAGACGATGAAGGCGATGAGACCACCCGTGACGTGCAGGCCGTGGAAGCCGGTCGTCAGGTAGAACATCGACCCGTAGCCGTCGGCGTTGATCTTGACGCCGTGCTCCACCAGCTCGACGTACTCGTTCGCCTGGCCGAGCACGAAGATCAGGCCCATGACGAAGGTGATGGTGAACCAGCGTCGCAGCGAGTGCACGTCACCCTTCTCCGCCGCGAAGACGCCGAGCTGGCAGGTGACCGAGGAGAGCACCAGGATCACCGTGAACGTCGTCGCGTACGGGATGTTCAGGACCTGGGTGTGCTTCTCCCACTGGCTGTAGTCCGCCGCGCGGATGGCGAAGTACATCGCGAACAAGGCCGCGAAGAACATGAGTTCGCTGGAGAGCCACACGATGGTCCCGACGCTGACCATGTTGGGTCGGGTCAGCGAATGGATCCGGCTCTTGTCGATGGCTGCCGCTGTCACGGGCTCATTATTGCCCCGCGATCACTCCAACATGTCGCGGGGGGCCCAATCCGGCATGTGTCGCAGCCCCGTGGCGGGTGGACCAGGGGGCAAGGCCTAGCCTCGAATGGTGCAGCTCGCCGAAACGCCCCCGGTCGCGGTCGCGGCAGGGAATACTGTTCCCCCGCCGTTCAGCGTCGCCCAGATCTTCTCCGAGATCTCTCTGACCAGCCTGATCGCGCTCTTTCTGCTTCTGGCCGCCGCCGTCTACCTGTACGGCGCGCACCGCATGCGGCAGCGGGGCGACCACTGGCCGCCGGGACGCACGGCCGCGTTCCTCGTCGGAGGACTCGGCAGCATCGCGGCGGTGACGGTCACCGGAATCGAGGCGTACGACACAACGCTCCTCAGCGTGCACATGGTGCAACACATGGTCCTGTCGATGGTGGGCCCGATCTTCCTGGCCCTCGGCGCGCCGGTCACGCTGGCGCTGCGGACCCTGCCGGTACGCAGGCGCAAGATGCTGCTGGCCGTCCTGCACAGCCGCGTGGTGCGGGTCGTGACCTTCCCGCTGGTCGCCTTCGGGATCTTCATCGCGAACCCGTTCGTCCTCTACTTCACCGGCCTGTACCGGGCCACGCTCGAGCACGCCTGGCTGCACGAGTTCATCCACGTGCACTTCATCGTGACCGGCTGCCTGTTCTTCTGGCCGCTGCTCGGGCTGGATCCGCTGCCCAACCGGTGGCCGTACCCCGCCCGCGCCCTGCTCATGGTGCTGTCGGTGCCGTTCCACACCGTCCTCGGCCTGACGATCATGCAGAGCAAGACCCTGCTCGGCGGCGACTGGTATCCGAACCTGCACCTGAGCTGGATGGACCCCTTCGCCGACCAGGTCACGGCCGGCGGCATCCTGTGGGCCGGCGGCGAGATCGTCAGCGTCACCATGCTCGGCATCCTGGTGCTGCAGTGGATCAGGCAGTCCGAACGCGAGGCCAAGCGCATCGACCGCGCCCTGGACCGCGCCGAGGCCGAGGACCGGGCGGCCGCGTCGCAGGCCGCGACCAAGATCACAAACGAGACTCCCGGCGTACGCCCACAGCCCGACGCCGACTGACCGGTTCGGTACGATCAGCGGGCACCTACGAGCGTGGGGAACCGGGGCACATCATGAGCGACGACAGCAAGCCCAAGCCGGACACGTACACGGTCCTGCTGTACAGCGACGACATCAAGGTCCGCGACCGGATCCGGCTGGCGATCGGCCTGCGCCCCGCGGCCGACCTGGCGGTCGAGTTCGTCGACGCCTCCACCTGGGAGGAATGCCGGCGGCTGCTCGACGACTACGAGATCGACCTCATGGTCCTCGACGGCGAGGCGAGCCCGGCCGGCGGCCTCGGCATCGCCCGCCAGACCAAGGACGAGTACGCCACTCCCCCGCCCACCTGCGTCGTCATCGCCCGCGCGGCGGACCGCTGGCTGGCGGCCTACGCTCAGGTCGACCAGACCCTGGTTTATCCGCTCGACCCGGTCACCACGGGCCAGACGATCGCCGGCATGCTACGGGCCCGCCGCAACGGTGCGGTGCCGCTCGGCACGCTCGGCACCCTGGGCTGACCACCCGCCGTGGCCGGACCCGGCGCACCCGCACGCGGGCTGACCGACCGGCCGCACCCAGGCTGACGCACCGGCCGCGCGCCGGGGTCACCGCCGGTCACTCCCCCGCCCGCACCTCGCCCCTCGGAGGCCCCTCATGGGCGCACCCACCTGGCCCCACCTGCTGAGCGCCCTCCTGCGGGGCGAGGAGTTGCCGGCGCAGGACACCGCCTGGGCCATGGGCGAAATCATGGCAGGCAACGCGTCACCGGTGCAGGTGGCCGGTTTCGCGGTGGCGCTGCGCGCCAAGGGCGAGACGCCGGTGGAGCTGTCCGGGCTCGTCGAGGCGATGCTGGCCAACGCCACGACCGTGGAGCTGCCCGAGGATGTCCGCGCCGGCGCGGTCGACGTGGTGGGCACCGGCGGCGACCGCGCCCACACGGTGAACATCTCGACCATGGCCGCGATCATCGTCGCCGCGGCGGGTGTCACGGTCGTCAAGCACGGCAACCGGGCCGCCTCGTCGGCCTGCGGCACCGCCGATCTGCTCGAACACTTCGGCATCCCGCTCGACCTCGGGCCGCAGGGCGTGCGACGCACGGTGGCCGAGGCGGGCATCGGCTTCTGCTTCGCGGCCCGTTACCACCAGGGCATGCGGCACGCCGCGGTCACCCGCCGCGAGCTGGGCCACCCCACCTTCTTCAACGTCCTGGGTCCGCTCACCAACCCGGCCCGCCCGCGCAACGCGGCGGTGGGCTGCTTCGACCAGCGGATGGCCCCCGTGATGGCCGAGGTCTTCGCCCGCCGCGGCGACTCGGCGCTGGTGATGCGCGGCGAGGACGGCCTGGACGAGTTCACCACGGCGGCACCGACCCGGGTCTGGCTGGTCAAGGACGGCACGGTCACGGAGTCCGTGGTGGACGCGGTCGACCTCGGCGTCCCGCGCAGCAACCCCGGCGACCTGCGCGGCGGCGACGCGGCCTTCAACGCGGACGCGGCAATGCGGACCTTCGCCGGCGAGCAGGGGCCCGTCCGCGACGCGGTGCTGGTCAACGCGGCCGCGGCGTTCGCCGCCCAGGCGGGCTTCCCCGGAACCTTCGCGGACACGATGCGCGAGGGAATCGCCCGCGCGGCCCAGGCGGTCGACTCCGGCGCCGCCACCGCCCTGCTGCACCGCTGGGTGCAGGCCGCCAAGGCCGCGAAGGCCGCCGAGCCCGCCTGAGACGCCTGCCGCGAAGGCCGCCGAGCCGCGCCCTGGGACGCCTCCCGCGAAGGCCGCCGAGCCCGCCTTGGGACGCCTCCCGCGAAGGCCGCCGAGCCCGCCTTGGGACGCCTCCGCGGAGCCACCGAGCACGCCCTGAGGCCTTCCGCGGGTCCGCCGAGGGTTCCCGGGCGGCCCCGGCAATGCACGCTCGCGGAGCAAAAAGGACCACTATGTGAAAAGGCCCGCTTTTGTCACAACACGCCGGGGCGCGTCCACCGCTGCCGGGCCGACACGTGACAACGTTCGAATGACATTCGGGTAATCCCACCTTCCGATGAAGAGGAGCCACCCGTGCACGAACGAGAGCTGCGCTGCATCATCTGCGACGCGGAGATGACGTTCGAGGTGCCACCCTGCGTGGACGGGCACGAGGACGACTGCCCGGAGCTGGTCTGCACCCGCTGCGACACCGCCGAGATCCTGGCACCGCTCGAGGTCCGCGTGTGGCTACGGCCCGGCGTCGACCGGATCGCCCCGCTGCAACGCCGCGCCGCCTGACCCGCCCTCGACGAACACTTCAGGCCCACACCGTCCGGTGCGGGCCTGAAGCATCACTCCCGGCCCAAGGCCCGGATGAAGTGGATCAGAGGTCGAACTCCCCGGCCTTCACGCCCGCGACAATGGCCTCCCACGCGCCGAGCGAGAACGAGAAGACCGGACCGGACCGGTCCTTGCTGTCACGCACCTGGATTGCGTCCTCCACGCGGCGGACCTCGACGCACTGGCCGTTGCCGCCACTGCGGCTGCTGGTGCGCCAGTTCTGGTTGAGCATGTCGACTCCTAAGGCTGGTGCTCCGCGTCGCGGATCTGTTGGATCATCTCAACTGACGCGTGGGGCGACAATGCGGATGAGCGAAGGTCGTTGAAAACCACCTCGCAGCGCCGCACGTCCTCACCCTCAGCGTAGAGGTCTCCGGTCAGACCCTCGATATAGACCACCCCCGGGTTTGCCGGGAAGCTGAGGATGGCGAAGCTCGACAGCATCGACGCGTAGGCGCCCTCCCGGAACGGGATCACCTGAAGGGTCACGTTCCTCAGCTTGGCCGCGGAAATCATGGCGGTGAGCTGCTCGTGCATGACCTGCGGTCCACCGATCTGCCGGTGGAGCACCGCCTCGTCCATGACCGCTACCAGCCGCAATCTGCCCTCGCTGATGAGCTTCTGCCGCTCCAGGCGGGCCTTGACCCGCTGTTCGATGGCCTCGCCGGTCGGCTGGGATGCCTCACTACTGGTGATGGCAATGGCGTAGGCCTCGGTCTGGAGCAGGCCGGGAACGACGATCGTCTCGAAGTTCTGCATCTCGACGGCGGCGGATTCGAGGCCGATGTACTGGCGGTAGACCGGGGGCAGGTCGCTGTACTTGGCCCACCAGCCTCGCTGCTTACCCTCGCGGGCCATCGTCAGCAGCGTCTCGCGCAGCTCAGGGTCGTCCACGCCGTACTCGTCGAGCAGGGCGTTCAGGGCCGGGCCCTTGACGCCGACGCGGCCCGATTCGATCCGGCGCAGCGTGCTGGGTGAGACCTCGATGACGTCCGCGGCGCGCTCGGTCGTCACCTTGGCCTCGTCGCGCAGCCGGCGGAGTTGGGCGCCGAGCTGGAACCTCAGGAACGTCGGACTGTCCACTCGCCACATTGTGCACCATCCGGCGCGCCCGGCCAGTCCCACGTCGGCACTTCTGGCGATGCCAACATGCATCTGTGTGATTGACGCGCATAAAATGCGCGCGCAAAATTACGCCACCTCCACGGAAGGAGACGAGCGTGCGACGGCACCGTCCCGTACGGATGTGGTTCAAGCCCTGGAAGAAACGGTGCGCCTGCGGTTGTGGCTGGTTTCCCTGCCCCGACGCGGTCACGGTCGACCATCCGCCGGTCGCGCAGTCCCTGGGGCGCGCCGATCCGACGTGGAACATGCCGACCGCTTACTATGCGGCGGCGCGGGGGAATCAGCGCCCGCTGATGACCCGAGGCCAGCAGTGGCGCAGCCGGCCACGGTGACGGCGACGGCGCATGCCCCGCACAAGCCCTCGTGGGACTGCCTCGCCTGCGGCAGGCCGTGGCCGTGCGATCCGGCGCGCGAGGCGCTCGCGGCCGATATGGACTTCGTGCGGCTCGCTTGCTTCATGTGGGACGCCCTCGAGGAGGCGGTACGCGACCTGCCACCCACCCCGGCCACCGAGCTGTTCCAGCGGTTCCTGACCTGGATCCTCTGACACGACGAAGGCCCGCACCCGAGCGGGGTGCGGGCCTTCGAAGAGGCGAAGCGGTGCGGTCAGTGCTCGGCGGGGTGCCGGGTGCCCGAGTAGTACTCGAAGAGCAGGCCGCACGCGGCGAAGATCACCATGACCAGGCCCAGGGCAAGCAGCCACCACATCCAGAACACCAGGCCCATGGCGGCGATCGAGGCGGCCAGCGCGAGGCCGAACGGCCAGTAGCTGCCCGGGCTGAAGAAGCCGATCTCGCCGGCACCCTCGGCGATCTCGCCGTCCTCGCGGTCCTCCGGGCGCAGGTCGATGCGCCGCGCGACGAACCAGAAGAAGCCGCCGCACATCGCGCAGAGCAGGCCCGACAGGATCAGCGCCACGGTGCCGACCCACTCGGTCTGGCCGACGCCGTTGGTGTAGAGGCCGTACACGAGGGCCGCGCCGAAGAGGAAGACGGCGACGCCGGTGAAGATCTTGTATTCGGTCTTCAACTGAGGTTCCCCTACTTCCCTGCGGCCATGGGCTGGTTCCACGACTGACCCTGGCGACGGGTGTCGAACGGCTCCGTCGTCGTGGCGAAGCGCTCGTTCCCGGAGAAGCCGATGGCGCCCATCGCGTCCTGGGTGCTCGCACCCTTCTTCTTCGCCGCGAGGAACTGGTCGAAGCGCTCCGGCGAGACCACCACGAGCTCGAACTGCATGAAGGCGTGGTACGTGCCGCAGAGCTCGGCGCACCGGCCGACGTAGCGGCCCTCACGGTCGAGGGTGACCTCGAAGACGTTGCGCACGTTGCCCGGGAAGACGTCGCGCTTGAACAGCATCTCCGGCACCCAGAACGAGTGGATGACGTCGCGGCTGGTCTCCTCGAACCGGATCTTCTTACCGGTCGGCAGCACCAACAGCGGGATGACGTCGGTGGAGCCGAGGTTCGACGCCACGGTGTTGGCGTCGGCGCCGGGCGCGTCACGGTAGTTGAACTGCCAGTTCCACTTGAACGCGACGACCTCGACGGTGTGGTCCGGCTTGGCCGACAGCTTGTCCACATCGGTCTGCACGATCGCCGTGTAGTAGAAGAGCACCGCGACGATCAGCACCGGCGTGACCGTGTAGAGCACCTCCATCGGCATGTTGAACCGCGTCTGCACCGGCAGGGTGTCGCCCCGCTTGCGGTACCGGATCACGCACCAGAAGATCAGGCCCCACACGAAGAAGCCGACGACCAGGGCCGCGATCGTCGAGGCGATCCAGAGGTCGTACATCTTGTGGGCCTGCTCGGTGATGCCGTGGCGCGGCCAGCCGAAGCCGCCGAGCTTGTCACCGATGTCAATGGGGGAACAGCCGGACAGCAGGGCCAGCAGTGCGGCACCACTGACACCGAGCCCGGCGAGCCGTACGACGCGCGGCCGTGCGACCGAACTCCTTGAGACCACCTGCTCCTGCCTCCCTAGAGCACCGCCCGGTGCGACTGAATTCGGACACCGGCGGCAAGGTGTCACCGACGGTCGCACACTACTCGACCTGGCGACGCCGCCTGGCTACCGGGGGTCGGATCTTCGACCGGGCGAGCAATACCCCTGATCCTGTGGACGATACCGTTCCCGGAGTGGAATACACGGCGGAACAAGCCGGTCGCCCCGCGTACCTGGACGCGGCCAGCGCGGCCCCGATGCATCCCGTGGCCCGGCAGGCGCTGCTCGCGTCCCTGGAGGACGGCTGGGCGGACCCGGACCGGCTCTATGCCGCGGGCCGGCGGGCGCAACAGCTCAGGGACGCGGCGACGGCCACCGCGGCCGAGTGTCTGGGCGTACGCCCGGACGAACTGACCTTCCTCCCCTCGGGCACCGCCGCCGTGCACGCCGCCGTCCTCGGTGGCCTCGCGGGACGCGCCCGAGCTGGGCAGACGCTGGTTCACTCGGCCATCGAGCATTCCTCGGTGCTGCACGCGGCGGCACGACACGGCACGGCCGCCGAGGTCGGCGTGGCGCGGTCGGGGCGCCTCGACCTGGACGCCTGGCACGCCGCCGTGACCCGCCCCGGCGTGGCCCTGGCGAGCCTGATCAGCGCCAGCCACGAGGTCGGCACGCTGCAACCCGTCGCCGCGGCGGCGGAGTCCTGCGCGCAGGCCGGGGTGCCGCTGCACGTGGACGCCGCCCAGTCGATCGGGCGCGTGCCGGTGCCGCCGGGCTGGTCCCTGCTCACCGCGAGCGCCCGCAAGTGGGGCGGGCCGAGCGGGGTGGGCGTCCTCGTGGTCCGCAAGGGCACGCGCTGGCTGTCCCCGTACCCCGGTGATGATCTTCACAGGCCGCACCCGCCCGGCGCGCTCGACCTGCCCGCGGTCGTCGCGGCGGCGGCGAGCCTGCGGGCCGTGCTCGCCGAGGCCCAGACCGAGGGGGTACGCCTCGGCGCCCTGGTCGACCGCATCCGGGGATGCGTCGCGGCGACCGTGCCCGACGTCGAGATCGTGGGCGACCCGGTGGAGCGCCTGCCCCACCTCGTCACCTTCTCCTGCCTGTACGTCGACGGCGAGGCGCTGCTGCACGCCCTGGACAGGCACGGCTTCGCGGTGTCGTCGGGCTCGTCCTGCACGGCGTCGACGCTGCGGCCCAGCCACGTGCTGGAGGCGATGGGCGTGCTCAGCCACGGCAACGTGCGCGTGTCGCTGCACCGCGGCACGACCGA is a genomic window containing:
- a CDS encoding cytochrome c is translated as MTSDTPAGRRFRVFNRRRSAPSRARRRLGAAFRMVAALALAGGVYTAFTPGAFAEDTRQLSAAAQEGKALYDNSCISCHGRNAEGVEGRGPSLVGVGSASVEFQVGTGRMPMTRQEGQAEQKTPQFDEDQTRQLGQYIQELGGGPQIPRGSLTQDLEEHPDALANGGELFRINCTSCHSFGGAGGALSSGKFAPGLHDATAEEIYAAMLTGPQNMPVFGDNEITPEQKRELITYITQQLQEDKDPGGVFNLGRYGPVTEGLAIFLVGITILVFAALWIAGKS
- a CDS encoding cytochrome c oxidase subunit 3, yielding MTAAAIDKSRIHSLTRPNMVSVGTIVWLSSELMFFAALFAMYFAIRAADYSQWEKHTQVLNIPYATTFTVILVLSSVTCQLGVFAAEKGDVHSLRRWFTITFVMGLIFVLGQANEYVELVEHGVKINADGYGSMFYLTTGFHGLHVTGGLIAFIVYMIRTTMGRFTPAQATSAIVVSYYWHFVDIVWIALFAMIYWLQ
- a CDS encoding NTP transferase domain-containing protein — encoded protein: MTVAKVAVSAVILAAGEGQRLRPLTTLVPKALCPVANVALLDRALDRVAGLGLHGPSSVAVNAAYLADQIVAHVGGRAHLSVEPDGPAGTSGGIGRLRDWIGGRGVLAGNADAYLADPLREPGKDIAALLDGWNGDTVRMLTKPVTPGDTGGFSGRRFAGFSLLPWRYVRDLGPEFSDLVRTVWRPAEAAGDLELIPYEGVYLDTGTPATYLAANLHAAGASGGLIAPGAKVTGSAEESVVGAGAVVAGRVRRSVVWPAARVAAGEDLIEAIRAGDDMTVPTTFPDGGWGSLA
- a CDS encoding Lrp/AsnC family transcriptional regulator, whose protein sequence is MNTAIVHIDCATDSIPEVAEALAALPGVSEVYSVAGNVDLIAIVRVSRFDDIAEVIAGRISKTPGVVGTESHIAFRAYSRHDLEDAFAIGLPEAD
- a CDS encoding cytochrome b, whose protein sequence is MKRRKLDLAQVPAAVGKGVDDRFQAATPLRALLNKVFPDHWSFLLGEIALFSFIVLLLSGVFLTLFFDPSMTEVAYNGSYTALRGIEMSKAYESSLHLSFEVRGGLFMRQMHHWAALLFMASIVVHMARVFFTGAYRKPREANWAIGVTLFLLGFLAGFTGYSLPDDGLSGTGLRIASAIMLSIPVIGTWLSASIFGGEFPGELIIGRFYIAHVLLIPGGLLALISIHLGLVFKQKHTQWPGPMRTNDNVVGERMFPRYALKQGGFFMAVFGVIALMAGLFQINPIWLFGPYRASEVSSASQPDWYVMFMDGLVRLMPAWQIDIPIGDGYVIPPLFWPAVVGLGALTTVPMFYPFIEARRLKDTQSHHLLQRPRDAPERTGLGAMAFTFFVVATLSGGNDVIADKFHISLNAMTWAGRIGLVILPPLAYYIAVRICLGLQQHDREVLAHGAETGIIKRLPDGRFVEVHQPLGPVDEHGHPLPLEYAGWVVPKKMNRLGALAPAVKGFFFPVEKPAEAPVSPAVPPVTGKDDRQEITSGR
- a CDS encoding ubiquinol-cytochrome c reductase iron-sulfur subunit; the protein is MTVTKHGAHGAGTEPVDVQDPRLSRFDIVREGARRDDIEIVTYESQFEGTNSKAEKRVVRNIALLFVISGLAATAFVVFYIVWPWEFKLGHAINDYYTPVLGISLGISLLALGFAILAWAKKLLPHEVSIQDRHNSPSSDDDRLIAGQTLAYVADELGVQRRPLLKGAIALGMAPLGVAAAAPLIGGLIQNPHKDDEPMMYRTGFDPVPNHGKPVRLTREDGTPIRPEDVSVGGQITVFPGVPGGATNHYADSPTLLIHLRADDAEKARTAADSDAVNKGAMWGNYVAYSKICTHAGCPASLYEQQTNRLLCPCHQSQFIITDNARPIFGPASRRLPALPLDVDAEGFFVAASDYREAIGPDFWERP
- a CDS encoding NUDIX hydrolase produces the protein MPRRLRGAAYQAFYRLPHSMRRRIVRFIVPKYLVGAVCIVRDAEAADPGRLLLLRQPPGRGWGLPAGLLKKAEQPAVGAARELREESGVDIDPADLTPAVPNAIVHTKGWVDTVFLATVPASTNPLVVDGGEVLEADWFPLDDLPPLTPSTAYLLGIYGIGPHAAQQTP